In one window of Tellurirhabdus rosea DNA:
- a CDS encoding laminin B domain-containing protein, with protein MLFPIVPIRTICTKIVYLLLIFPGACNSYLRLNPNAIMYNFDDGAQDWRVEGNSITGAVTNPKFDSNKGNLGGCLVVVDDAPSLWFFSAPAELVKKMASCYGKAFMFDIKVSSADQRGNTIILQGDKIQLTYSAANAPGPTWTTYYVKLDETGPWFKNASATIATKAEVQEVLQSLQKVLIRGDYKGGPDTGMLDNVWVQ; from the coding sequence ATGCTTTTTCCAATCGTTCCTATTCGCACGATCTGCACAAAGATCGTTTATCTACTGCTGATCTTTCCAGGGGCCTGTAACTCATATCTGCGGTTGAATCCAAATGCGATCATGTACAATTTTGATGATGGTGCCCAAGACTGGCGGGTAGAAGGAAACTCGATAACTGGTGCTGTCACAAACCCAAAGTTTGATTCGAACAAGGGGAATTTGGGGGGCTGCCTGGTTGTGGTTGATGATGCTCCCAGCCTTTGGTTCTTTTCCGCTCCTGCCGAACTGGTAAAAAAAATGGCTTCTTGTTATGGGAAAGCATTCATGTTTGATATAAAAGTTTCGTCCGCTGATCAGAGAGGCAACACCATCATCCTTCAGGGCGATAAAATTCAGCTGACCTACTCTGCGGCAAATGCTCCAGGACCAACCTGGACAACCTACTACGTTAAACTCGATGAAACAGGACCCTGGTTTAAGAATGCTTCCGCTACCATAGCCACTAAGGCAGAAGTGCAGGAGGTTCTACAGTCGCTACAGAAGGTATTGATTCGCGGCGACTACAAAGGCGGTCCTGACACCGGGATGCTGGATAACGTTTGGGTACAATAA
- a CDS encoding WecB/TagA/CpsF family glycosyltransferase: protein MFANGLNYDQVLLTICKAAQKREPKPLRFINAWALARLYDKKVYKELLNSYDWLVSVYGRVTCLPDKAMLAISPIKSLLELFFRAFKEELPVFFVTDDEDLLLKVHHTFSTKLPNLRIAEIYCVSGHESTSQQEGVAKRIIISGGRLVWVSLKSLKEDVLADHLKGRSNAIIIDMNGLLPGLI from the coding sequence TTGTTTGCCAACGGCTTGAACTATGATCAGGTCCTGCTTACCATCTGCAAAGCTGCACAGAAGAGAGAACCTAAACCCCTTAGGTTTATAAATGCCTGGGCGCTGGCCAGGCTATACGATAAAAAAGTCTACAAAGAATTACTCAACTCTTATGATTGGCTTGTCTCAGTGTATGGTCGGGTAACTTGTTTACCAGACAAAGCCATGCTGGCAATTTCTCCTATTAAATCACTATTAGAGCTATTTTTTAGGGCATTTAAAGAAGAATTGCCAGTTTTTTTTGTGACCGATGACGAAGATCTGCTTCTAAAAGTACACCACACATTTTCTACAAAACTTCCCAATCTGAGGATCGCCGAAATTTACTGCGTCTCCGGACATGAGAGCACATCTCAACAAGAAGGAGTTGCAAAACGAATAATTATATCGGGAGGCCGATTGGTTTGGGTGTCATTAAAGTCATTAAAAGAAGATGTTTTGGCCGACCACCTGAAAGGCCGAAGCAATGCGATCATTATAGATATGAATGGCCTTCTGCCAGGACTGATCTAG
- a CDS encoding nucleotide sugar dehydrogenase gives MNISIFGLGYVGCVSLGCLAQNGHQLIGVDVNQTKVDQINAGRATIVEKDIDAIIAEQFLQGRIQATTDFRYAVLNTDVTIIAVGTPSTPQGHLNLSYIFGVAEHIAAALMEKDSFHVIAIRSTVMPGTCDKIASLIEEKTGKTQNVDFAVASNPEFLREGTAVYDYYNPPLTLIGVDSDVAGEMLRSLYDQLPAEIIVTDVKIAEIMKYVNNTFHALKISFANEVGNICSALGLDSHKVMDIFCRDKQLNISSYYFKPGFAYGGSCLPKDLKGLQTLAHDLYVQVPVISNIHRTNEIQMQRALSILMKNMNRKIGFLGIGFKAGTDDLRNSPAVELAETLLGKGFSLKIYDKNINISRLTGTNKEYIDQHIPHLSRLMVNEGHELLEWADVLVVSTKEKEFSVLLEDVEGKTILDMVRISPNLRESNEYIGINWAQKAQEAPQYVTYR, from the coding sequence ATGAACATCAGCATTTTTGGCTTAGGCTATGTAGGTTGTGTCAGTCTGGGCTGCCTTGCCCAGAACGGTCATCAGTTAATTGGTGTTGACGTAAACCAGACAAAAGTTGATCAGATCAACGCAGGGCGGGCAACTATTGTCGAGAAAGACATTGACGCTATCATTGCCGAGCAGTTTCTGCAAGGTCGAATCCAGGCAACCACGGATTTTCGATACGCTGTTCTGAACACCGACGTAACCATCATCGCCGTTGGCACTCCCTCGACCCCGCAGGGGCACCTGAATCTAAGCTACATCTTTGGGGTTGCGGAGCATATTGCCGCCGCGCTCATGGAAAAGGACTCGTTTCATGTCATTGCAATACGATCAACCGTAATGCCGGGCACCTGTGATAAGATTGCCTCTCTTATTGAAGAAAAAACGGGTAAAACACAGAACGTTGATTTTGCTGTAGCCAGTAATCCGGAATTCCTGCGCGAAGGAACGGCGGTCTACGATTATTACAACCCACCTCTTACGCTCATCGGTGTTGATTCAGATGTAGCGGGAGAAATGCTGCGCAGCCTGTACGACCAGTTGCCCGCTGAAATTATAGTAACAGACGTAAAGATCGCGGAGATCATGAAATACGTCAACAATACCTTCCATGCTCTGAAGATCTCTTTTGCCAATGAAGTAGGAAACATCTGTTCGGCACTTGGCCTTGATTCGCATAAGGTCATGGACATCTTTTGCCGGGACAAACAGCTTAACATTTCCAGCTATTATTTCAAACCCGGTTTTGCCTACGGCGGCTCATGCCTGCCTAAGGATTTGAAAGGGCTGCAAACGCTGGCGCACGATCTGTATGTACAGGTACCCGTAATCAGTAACATTCACCGGACCAACGAAATTCAGATGCAGCGGGCGCTGTCGATCCTGATGAAGAACATGAACCGGAAAATTGGATTCCTCGGGATTGGCTTCAAGGCGGGAACCGATGACCTGCGGAACAGCCCGGCGGTCGAACTGGCTGAAACGTTGTTGGGCAAAGGCTTTTCGCTGAAGATCTACGATAAAAACATTAATATTTCCCGTCTGACCGGTACCAACAAAGAGTACATCGACCAGCATATTCCGCACCTCTCCCGTCTGATGGTGAACGAAGGCCACGAATTGCTCGAATGGGCCGATGTCCTTGTAGTTTCGACCAAAGAAAAAGAGTTCAGCGTATTGCTCGAAGACGTCGAGGGTAAAACCATTCTGGATATGGTGCGTATTTCCCCCAATCTGCGTGAATCCAACGAATACATCGGCATCAACTGGGCCCAGAAAGCCCAGGAGGCTCCCCAGTACGTTACCTACCGTTAA
- a CDS encoding glycosyltransferase family 4 protein, with product MATFTNIQGKHILIIVENLPVPFDRRVWQEATTLKEAGAEVSIISPQMKGYTQRYEQLEGIDIYRHPLPLEGSGAWGYLMEYGTAIFWWLILSFRIFFRKRFQVIHGCNPPDLIFLVALFFKPFGVKYVFDHHDINPELYLAKFNQKDLFYRLMLWCERTTFQVADYSIATNESYKEIAIRRGGMPADRVQVVRSGPKLERLKIGPGNPELKKGRNFLVGYLGVIGEQEGIDLLLDAVKQIIARRQDVQFGIVGGGTALEAMKALARKMGVADYVDFYGRVSDEQMLAVLNTADVCVNPDTPTEMNNLSTMNKIMEYMALKKPIVQYDLKEGRFSAQKASLYADPEKPSDFADKILWLINSPDSRKEMGEFGYQRVVKELSWSHERKKLIKLYNKILSSEKSMVRKNRPVIEKEEVC from the coding sequence ATGGCTACATTTACCAATATCCAAGGAAAACACATCCTGATCATTGTCGAAAACCTGCCGGTCCCGTTCGACCGGCGGGTTTGGCAGGAGGCAACCACGCTGAAGGAAGCAGGAGCCGAGGTAAGCATTATCTCACCCCAGATGAAAGGGTATACCCAACGGTATGAACAACTCGAAGGCATTGACATCTACCGGCATCCCCTGCCGCTGGAGGGCTCCGGTGCCTGGGGATACCTGATGGAGTACGGAACGGCTATTTTCTGGTGGCTGATTCTGAGTTTCCGCATTTTCTTTCGTAAACGCTTCCAGGTTATTCACGGCTGTAACCCACCCGATCTGATTTTTCTGGTGGCGCTCTTCTTTAAACCCTTTGGCGTTAAGTACGTATTCGACCACCATGACATCAATCCGGAGCTTTACCTTGCTAAGTTTAACCAGAAAGACCTGTTTTACCGCCTTATGCTCTGGTGTGAACGAACCACGTTTCAGGTAGCCGATTACAGCATTGCTACCAATGAATCGTATAAGGAGATTGCCATCCGGCGGGGAGGCATGCCGGCCGACCGGGTGCAGGTAGTCCGAAGCGGTCCCAAACTGGAACGGCTTAAGATCGGGCCGGGTAATCCGGAGCTGAAAAAAGGACGTAATTTCCTGGTTGGATACCTGGGCGTCATTGGCGAACAGGAGGGGATTGACCTGCTACTGGATGCCGTTAAACAGATCATTGCCAGGCGGCAGGACGTTCAGTTTGGCATTGTTGGTGGTGGAACCGCTCTGGAAGCGATGAAAGCCCTGGCCCGGAAAATGGGAGTTGCCGATTACGTGGATTTTTACGGCCGTGTGTCGGATGAGCAGATGCTTGCGGTGCTGAACACTGCCGATGTCTGTGTAAATCCGGACACTCCGACCGAGATGAACAACCTGTCGACCATGAATAAAATCATGGAGTACATGGCCTTGAAAAAGCCGATTGTCCAGTATGATCTGAAGGAAGGCCGTTTCTCGGCCCAGAAAGCCTCCCTGTATGCTGATCCGGAAAAACCGTCTGATTTTGCAGATAAGATACTGTGGCTGATTAACAGTCCGGACAGCCGGAAGGAAATGGGCGAATTTGGATATCAGCGGGTTGTAAAAGAGCTTTCATGGAGCCATGAACGGAAAAAGTTAATAAAACTATACAATAAAATATTATCTTCTGAAAAAAGCATGGTTCGTAAAAATAGGCCTGTAATTGAAAAGGAAGAAGTTTGTTAA
- a CDS encoding glycosyltransferase family 4 protein: MITESLSKSILTVGVKYINHRGGIGAVIESYAIRFPFFNFVATYKPQKYKINIVFYFFYGLIVFFIKILRYKEIKIIHLHGAAYGSFYRLFIIWFISKKIFNKKTIYHSHGSEFKKFYLNSNALIKKLITLFINDVDYVICLSESWRSFFQINFNCKVIEVLENIIEPPRFNKKKTNDSVLILLFLGLIGPRKGIFDLIEAIKNNKDIFTGKIKLIIGGNGEIEKLLSYIHRYELEDIIEYRGWVSGDLKHELLSQSNIYILPSYNEGLPLSVLEAMSYRLPVISTPVGGISEIVHNGVNGFLVNPGDKLEIAKCISTFLNNPALIEKMGESSYDISKPYLPDNVIPKLSKIYTRVLSNN; encoded by the coding sequence ATGATAACTGAAAGTCTATCTAAATCTATCTTGACAGTAGGTGTTAAGTATATAAACCACAGAGGTGGTATTGGTGCCGTAATTGAATCCTATGCAATTCGTTTTCCGTTTTTTAACTTCGTCGCCACATATAAACCACAAAAATATAAAATCAACATTGTCTTCTACTTTTTTTATGGATTAATAGTTTTTTTCATAAAAATCTTAAGATATAAAGAGATTAAAATCATTCATTTACATGGAGCAGCTTATGGAAGCTTTTATAGGCTTTTTATAATCTGGTTTATATCCAAAAAGATTTTTAATAAAAAAACAATTTATCACAGCCATGGCTCTGAATTCAAAAAGTTTTATTTAAACAGTAACGCACTTATTAAAAAACTAATTACGTTATTCATAAATGATGTAGACTATGTGATTTGTTTATCAGAAAGCTGGAGAAGCTTTTTCCAAATCAACTTTAACTGCAAAGTAATTGAAGTCCTTGAAAATATTATTGAGCCTCCCAGATTTAATAAAAAGAAGACAAACGATTCCGTACTGATTTTATTATTTCTTGGTTTGATCGGACCACGCAAAGGAATCTTCGATCTAATTGAAGCTATAAAAAACAATAAAGATATATTTACTGGCAAAATCAAATTAATAATTGGCGGAAATGGCGAAATAGAAAAATTATTAAGCTATATTCATAGATATGAATTAGAAGACATTATTGAATATAGAGGTTGGGTATCTGGTGACTTAAAACATGAGCTACTTTCACAAAGCAATATATATATTCTTCCTTCCTACAATGAAGGTCTGCCTCTTTCAGTATTGGAGGCAATGAGTTATAGACTTCCAGTAATTTCAACGCCAGTAGGTGGTATTTCTGAAATTGTTCATAATGGTGTAAATGGATTTCTTGTAAATCCTGGTGATAAATTAGAGATAGCTAAATGTATAAGTACTTTTTTGAATAATCCTGCTTTAATTGAAAAGATGGGAGAATCTTCATACGATATTTCGAAGCCTTATTTACCAGATAATGTGATACCAAAACTTTCTAAAATATACACAAGGGTGCTGAGTAATAATTAA
- a CDS encoding serine acetyltransferase, whose product MDYSKYILHLLQDQKSNRKNTKGKIITFIFRASSYQSKNIVTKVFTKSNRFVYKVLIEYLLGIELPYNTKVGKGLTLYHGQSLVVHKHTIIGDNCTLRQSTTIGNNGKTKECPIIGNGVNIGANVCIIGPVIIGNNVDIGAGSVVVNNIPDFAVVVGNPARIIRIKEVNTYDN is encoded by the coding sequence ATGGACTATTCAAAATATATATTACATCTCTTACAAGATCAAAAATCAAATCGCAAAAACACAAAAGGCAAGATAATTACTTTTATTTTTCGAGCATCGTCTTATCAAAGTAAAAATATTGTAACTAAAGTTTTCACAAAGTCCAATCGATTTGTCTATAAAGTTTTGATAGAATATCTATTAGGAATCGAGTTACCTTATAATACAAAAGTTGGAAAAGGCTTAACACTTTACCATGGACAATCTTTAGTCGTTCATAAACACACAATAATAGGTGATAATTGCACATTAAGGCAATCTACAACTATCGGTAATAATGGAAAAACGAAAGAGTGCCCAATTATTGGTAATGGGGTCAATATAGGTGCAAATGTTTGCATAATTGGCCCTGTTATTATCGGCAATAACGTTGATATTGGAGCAGGTAGCGTAGTTGTAAATAACATCCCTGATTTTGCCGTTGTAGTTGGGAACCCAGCTCGCATCATCCGTATAAAAGAAGTCAACACATATGATAACTGA
- a CDS encoding glycosyltransferase has protein sequence MKIVHCFFTMKVGGSQTLAIDMMNIMCINHDVSLIIVNNDWSPILLEQLDPTIKIYKINRKISSKNPLPIIKLNLLIQKLNPDVIHCHELKLVNLFINSRHKLIYTIHDVNIPTKLLFRYRSIIAISDAVAFDVKKRSRLSPNIIYNGINFNQFIKKKSYLISPPTPIKLVQLGRLVHKHKGQDLLLKAFASLKNNNRNLHITLDFIGAGESEVYLKTLAKNLGVENEVTFIGEKSRTWIKNNLCNYDILVQPSTYEGFGLTVIEGLAAGLPIIASDIDGPAEIIRGLNACKTFLSKDIKSLEECLLTVISYYNDNFIESEMVGAYDSAAEKYSIENTVDQYLTLYSSI, from the coding sequence ATGAAGATTGTACATTGCTTCTTTACAATGAAAGTTGGCGGGTCACAGACCTTAGCCATTGACATGATGAATATTATGTGTATAAATCATGATGTTTCTCTTATTATTGTAAATAATGATTGGAGTCCTATACTATTAGAGCAATTAGACCCTACCATAAAAATATACAAAATAAACAGAAAAATAAGTAGCAAAAATCCATTACCTATTATTAAACTAAACCTTTTAATACAAAAATTAAACCCTGATGTAATTCATTGCCACGAATTAAAACTAGTAAACCTATTTATTAATTCAAGACACAAGCTCATATATACAATTCATGACGTAAATATTCCAACTAAGTTGTTATTTAGATATCGATCTATTATTGCAATTTCAGACGCAGTAGCTTTTGACGTAAAAAAAAGATCAAGGTTATCACCTAATATAATCTACAACGGAATTAATTTCAATCAGTTTATAAAAAAGAAAAGTTATCTCATTAGCCCGCCTACCCCTATAAAATTAGTCCAACTTGGTAGGCTCGTCCACAAACACAAAGGGCAAGATCTCCTTTTGAAAGCATTTGCGTCCTTAAAGAACAATAACAGAAACTTACACATTACGCTTGATTTCATTGGCGCTGGTGAGTCTGAAGTTTATCTCAAGACTTTAGCAAAGAATTTGGGAGTAGAAAACGAAGTAACATTTATCGGAGAGAAAAGCCGAACATGGATAAAAAATAACTTATGCAATTACGATATACTAGTTCAACCCTCTACCTATGAAGGCTTTGGTCTTACTGTCATTGAAGGGCTAGCTGCAGGACTTCCTATTATAGCCTCGGACATTGACGGTCCAGCAGAAATAATTAGAGGGCTTAACGCTTGTAAAACTTTCTTAAGTAAAGACATAAAGTCTTTAGAGGAATGTCTATTGACAGTAATTAGTTACTACAACGACAATTTTATAGAATCAGAGATGGTAGGCGCATATGATAGTGCAGCTGAAAAGTATTCGATTGAAAACACTGTAGATCAATACTTAACTCTTTATTCTTCTATATAA